GGACATTGGCCTCCGCGCGCGCGACGCGGGCGTAGAGCGGGAAGTTCACGATGGCGGTGGCGAGAATGATGTTCTGCACGGTGTTGCCGAGCGCGGCGACGATGCCCATCGCCAGCACGAACAGCGGGAAGGCCATGATGGTGTCGGCGATGCGGCCGACGATGCGATCGGTCCAGCCGCCGAAATAGCCGGCGGCGATGCCGGCAAGGCCGCCCATCAGGAACACCAGCACGACGGAGGCGACCGCGATGAAGGTATCGAGCCGCGTCGCCACCACGACGCGGCTGAAGATGTCGCGCCCGAGCTGATCGGTGCCGAACCAGTGCGCGGCCGACGGTGGCTTCAGCGCCGCCGCCGTGTCGGAGGCGAGCGGATCGTAGGGCACCACATAGGGGCCGAAGATCGCCGCGATCAGGATCAGGATCAGCAGCGCGAAAGCAAAACCCGTGACCTTGTTCTCGCTCAGCACATAGCGGGTCTGTTCGAGGATCGCGGATAGTCCCGAGGTACGCGCGGGACCGACGGGTTCAACGGCTGGCGCAACGGAGCTCATGGTTTAGCCCTCCAGCCTGACACGCGGATCGATCACGCCGTACAAGATATCGATCACGAGATTGAGCAGCACGTACATCACCGCCATGGTGAGGACAAAGCCCTGCACCGGCGCGAAGTCCGATGAGATCAGCGCTTCCACCGCGTAAGAGCCGATGCCGGGCCAGGCGAAGACTTTTTCCACCAGCACGTTGGCCCCTAACAGGAACGAGAACACCATGCTGAGCGTGGTGATCACGGGCAGCATCGCGTTGCGGAAGGCGTAGGTGACGATGACGGTCGTCGGCGACAGGCCGCTGGCGCGCGCGGTGCGGACGAATTCGGACGCCAGCACCGCCAGCATCGAGGCGCGGGTCATGCGGGCGATCGGCGCCAGCGAGAAGATCGCAAGCGTCGTCGCCGGCAGGATGAGCTGGCTCAGCGCCGAGCGGAACGCCTCGAAGTCGCGTGCGAGCAGCGTGTCGATCAGGTAGAATCCGGTGACCGTCGGCGGCGCGCTGTAGAAGACGTCGAGCCGGCCGAGCGGCGCGGGCGACCAGCCGAGCTGGAAGTAAAAGAAGTAGACCAACACCAGGCCGGTGAAGAACACCGGCAGTGAGACGCCGGCTGTCGTCGTGATGCGACATAAGTGATCGACCCATGATCCCGGCCGCGTCGCCGCCAGCACGCCGAGCGGAATGGCGATGACGATGGAGACGATGAGGCCGAGCAATGTCAGCTCGGCCGAGGCCGGCAGGCGATTGCGGATCTCGGTCGCGACCGGCTGTCCCGTGGTGAGCGAATTGCCGAAATCGCCATGCGCAAGATCGTTGGTGTAGCGGAAGAACTGCTCGATCAGCGGCTTATCGAGGCCGAGCTTCTTCCTGACCTGCTCGACCGCTTCCTTGGTCGCGGCGGGACCCGCGAAATACGCGGCCGGATCACCCGGCAGCGCGCGCGTCAGCAGGAAGGTCACGATGACGACGCCGATGAGCGAGGGAATCGCAAACATCAGGCGCTTGCCGATCATGGTCAGCATGGGGCGCTCCTGCGCGGGCTTGCTTCGCCTCTCCCGCTTGCGGGAGAGGCCGACGCGCCCCGGGCGATGCGAAAGCATCGTCCCGAGCGTGGCGGGTGAGGGCTCTCACTACCTAGGGACATCCCCCGTAATCCCTGGCGATCCCAACGCGGAGACACCCTCTCCCCAACCCTCTCCCGCAAGCGGGAGAGGGAGCCCACTGCCGATGCCGATGCGTCGCTGACGATCAGCATGATCCTTCACCCCTTCGCCATCGCGCGATAGTCGAGCCTGCGGTGGAACCAATACTGGTAACCGCTGATGTTCTTCTGCATCGCGACGTTGACGAAGGGTTGATACAGCGGGATGCGCGGGATGTCGGTGAAGGCGAGATCGACAAAGCCCTTCACGTCGGCATCGTAAGCTGCCTTGTCGCCTGATGCGGCCGCGGTGCGCGCGCCGTCGATCAGCTTGTCCATCTCCGCCGACTTGTAGCTCATGGTGTTGAAGACGGAATTGTTGCCGTGATAGCACCAGTAGAAGAAGTATTCGGGGTAATCGAGCCAGCCCGAGAACACGTTGGTGAAGAGCGGCATCTCCTTCTTGTTCAATTCGGTGCGCCAGTTGGCGCCGGGCACCTTGTTGATGGTGGTCTTGATGCCGATCTGCGCCAGACTCTCCTGCACCAGCACGCAGAGCGGCTCGTTGACGCCGGCGAAATTGAGATCAAACGAGATCGTGGTCTCGAAGCCGCCCGCGAGCCCCGCTTCCGCCATCAGCGCCTTCGCCTTGTCCATGTCGGTGTTGTATTTGTGCGGCTGCGGCCAGGCGACTTCGGTCGGCTTGTCCGCAGGCGCGCCGAACATCGGGTTCGCCAGCCCGAACATCACCGCGTCCATGATCTTCTGATAGGGCAGCGCATAGGCGACCGCCTGGCGCACCTTCGGATTGTCGAAGGGCGGCCTGGTGACGTTCATGCCGATATATTGGATGCCGTTGGAGAACGGCAGCGAGACGACGTTGAGCTTGCCGTTCGCCTTCATCTCCTGAAAGTCCTTGTTCGGCAGCTCGTAGGAGACGTCGGCGTCCCCGCGCTCCAGCAGCGCGCGGCGGTTGCCGGCCTGCGGCACCATGCGCCAGATCACGCGCTTGATCTTCGGCAAGGGACCGCAGACCCAATCGTCGTTGCGCTCCATCACCACTTCCGTGCCGGCAGTCCATTTCGTCACCTTGTAGGCGCCGGAGCCCGCGGTCTGCTGCTTCGTATATTCGAGACCCCAGGGGTCCTTCTCGCTGGAATGCTTCTTCACCAGCTCGGAGTTGACGATGCAGGGCACGATGACGGCGAGGTCGGGGATCGTCAGCCTGTCCTTCTTCAGGAAATCGATGCGCACGGTGTAGTCGTCGATCACGACGAACTGCTCCGGCTTGGTGAGCGAGCCCGCGCTCATCTGGAAGGTCGGGAAGCCGCCGACGCTGACGGCGCGGTCGAGCGACCACTTCACGTCCTTCGCGGTCACAGGCGCGCCGTCGTGAAATTTGGCGTTCTTGCGCAGCTTGAAGGTGACCGACATATCGTCGATCTTGAACTCTTCGGCGAGCTCGCCCTTGAACTTGTCGCGGTCGTAATAGGGCACGCCGCCGGGACCGCTCTTCATCTCGTGGCTGATCAGGCGGTCGTAGCAATTCCACGACACCTCATAGCCGGGCACGTTGGTGCCGACGCCGTGGATGTCGAGATTGTTGGGGCCGCCCTCGGAGACGATCAGCAGCGTCTCGGAGCGGGCATCGGCATAGGCCGAGGTGATGACATCAGGCGCGGCCGGAAGCGCCGCGCCAGCGGCCAATCCGGAAACGGATTTAAGGAAATCGCGGCGCTTCATGAGACTGCTCCAACACGGAAGTTTCTGGTTGGAACAGGATTCGCAAGGTTCGTGCCAAGGGTTAGCGGGAGGTTAAATCAAGTGTAAACAGTTGATATTCCTGATGTACTGTCGAATACGCGGTCGAGAAGCCGTGGCTTGAGTTCCAGGCATTGCATGCAAAGAAAGACATTTTGCTTATTTAATAGGCCGCGATTGAAGTCAGCACAACCAATAGGCAAGGGCCGTCATTCCCCCCAGATCAGCTCCTGCAATTCGACCAGATCATTCGCCTTGTCCTGCCAGCCCTCGATGCAGATGTGGCTGTTGAGGTCGCTGGCGTGGTGCAGCAGCATCAGGGCCATCAGGCGGCGCTTCAGCGCGAAGTCGGGATTTGTATAGCCAAAACCTTCGAGCAGGCTGCGCACCCTGCCCGGCCGGCCCGCCGACATGAAGGCGCTGGGACCGAGCAGATCGTAATCGCGCCAGCCCGCCCGGACATCGCCGAAATCGAACAGGCCGGCGAGCGACCATTGATCGTCGCGGCTGGCGAGCAGGAAATTCTCGGGAATGTATTCGCCGATCAGGATCACCGGCGGCGCGTCCATCGGGATCAACCTCGCCGCGTCGCGCAGGAGGTCGTCGAGGCCAGCAAGGAATTTCGGCGCAAGGCCGAGACGCGTGTGCCTGTCGCGACAGCCCCGCATCTGCGCGCGCATGAACGCGTCCCAGGGCGGCTCGAGCCCGGCGAGCGGGCCGAGCGGCGCGCGCTGCACGGACGCGATGGTCTCGCCGATCTGGCGCAGTACGCGCTGTTTCTGCGTTTCCGGCAGGTGCGGCCAGACCTCCGAGCCAAGCGTGCCCGATAGAAGCGTGATGACGAGATAAGGCCAGCCGTCGCGCTCGCCCTCGGCGACGATCTCTGGGATCGGCAGATCAAGCCGGCCATTGAGCTGCATCAGCGAGCCACGTTCGGAGACGAATTGCGCGCGCAGCAGCGGCGGGAAGATTTTCAGGATCAGGCGGTCGCCAAGCCCCACGACGAGATTGGTGCCGGTTGCAAAGACATGCGGCGAGGCAATGTCGAGGCCGTGGCCGCGCGCGATATCGAGCGCGATCGGCAGCCATTGCGACGGATCGAAGCGAAAGGCGCGAAAGCTTTTCGCGTCGGCGAAGTGAGGCAACGTTTGCGATGGAGCCATTGTCATCAGTGTACTTTTTCTGGCTTCGGTGCCAGCCAAGAAGACGGTGCACCTCTCCCGCTTGCGGGAGAGGTCGCGCCGAAGGCGCGGGGGAGGGGGCGCACCGTGCTCGCGGCCACAGCCAAGTTCATCCGCAACATTACCGCTCCGGGCTGGCGCGTTCGAACTGGCGCAGCAGCTTGTTGCCGCGCTCGACCGCGGCATCGAGCGCGGCTTGCGCGCTCTTGTGGCCGGCAAAAGCCTGCTCGAGCTCTTCCTCGATGGTGCCACGGATCAGGTTGAAGGAGCCGAGCCTGATGCCCTTCGAATTCTCGGTCGGCGGATGCAGCGTGATCTCCTCGAACGAGATCGCCGAGCCCGGATTGCGCTCATAGAAGCCTTGCGCGCGCGTCAACTCGAAGGCGGCGCGGGTCACGGGCAAATAGCCCGTGTTCTGGTGCCAGGCCGCCTGCACGCCTGGCTGCGACAAATAGGCGAAGAACCGCGCCACGCCCTTGTATTCCGTGCGCGGCCGGTCGCGCAGTACCCACAGCGTGGCGCCGCCGATGATGGAATTCTGCGGCGCGCCCT
This genomic interval from Bradyrhizobium guangzhouense contains the following:
- a CDS encoding ABC transporter permease, whose protein sequence is MSSVAPAVEPVGPARTSGLSAILEQTRYVLSENKVTGFAFALLILILIAAIFGPYVVPYDPLASDTAAALKPPSAAHWFGTDQLGRDIFSRVVVATRLDTFIAVASVVLVFLMGGLAGIAAGYFGGWTDRIVGRIADTIMAFPLFVLAMGIVAALGNTVQNIILATAIVNFPLYARVARAEANVRRNAGFVQAARLSGNGEFRILLVHILPNIMPIMIVQMSLTMGYAILNAAGLSFIGLGVRPPTAEWGIMVAEGAGFMVSGEWWIALFPGLALMIAVFCFNLLGDGLRDIVDPQRRT
- a CDS encoding ABC transporter permease: MLTMIGKRLMFAIPSLIGVVIVTFLLTRALPGDPAAYFAGPAATKEAVEQVRKKLGLDKPLIEQFFRYTNDLAHGDFGNSLTTGQPVATEIRNRLPASAELTLLGLIVSIVIAIPLGVLAATRPGSWVDHLCRITTTAGVSLPVFFTGLVLVYFFYFQLGWSPAPLGRLDVFYSAPPTVTGFYLIDTLLARDFEAFRSALSQLILPATTLAIFSLAPIARMTRASMLAVLASEFVRTARASGLSPTTVIVTYAFRNAMLPVITTLSMVFSFLLGANVLVEKVFAWPGIGSYAVEALISSDFAPVQGFVLTMAVMYVLLNLVIDILYGVIDPRVRLEG
- a CDS encoding ABC transporter substrate-binding protein: MKRRDFLKSVSGLAAGAALPAAPDVITSAYADARSETLLIVSEGGPNNLDIHGVGTNVPGYEVSWNCYDRLISHEMKSGPGGVPYYDRDKFKGELAEEFKIDDMSVTFKLRKNAKFHDGAPVTAKDVKWSLDRAVSVGGFPTFQMSAGSLTKPEQFVVIDDYTVRIDFLKKDRLTIPDLAVIVPCIVNSELVKKHSSEKDPWGLEYTKQQTAGSGAYKVTKWTAGTEVVMERNDDWVCGPLPKIKRVIWRMVPQAGNRRALLERGDADVSYELPNKDFQEMKANGKLNVVSLPFSNGIQYIGMNVTRPPFDNPKVRQAVAYALPYQKIMDAVMFGLANPMFGAPADKPTEVAWPQPHKYNTDMDKAKALMAEAGLAGGFETTISFDLNFAGVNEPLCVLVQESLAQIGIKTTINKVPGANWRTELNKKEMPLFTNVFSGWLDYPEYFFYWCYHGNNSVFNTMSYKSAEMDKLIDGARTAAASGDKAAYDADVKGFVDLAFTDIPRIPLYQPFVNVAMQKNISGYQYWFHRRLDYRAMAKG
- a CDS encoding aminoglycoside phosphotransferase family protein yields the protein MTMAPSQTLPHFADAKSFRAFRFDPSQWLPIALDIARGHGLDIASPHVFATGTNLVVGLGDRLILKIFPPLLRAQFVSERGSLMQLNGRLDLPIPEIVAEGERDGWPYLVITLLSGTLGSEVWPHLPETQKQRVLRQIGETIASVQRAPLGPLAGLEPPWDAFMRAQMRGCRDRHTRLGLAPKFLAGLDDLLRDAARLIPMDAPPVILIGEYIPENFLLASRDDQWSLAGLFDFGDVRAGWRDYDLLGPSAFMSAGRPGRVRSLLEGFGYTNPDFALKRRLMALMLLHHASDLNSHICIEGWQDKANDLVELQELIWGE